From the genome of Desulfolucanica intricata:
AAGCTCATCACCCCGTCGGGGTCCTTTTGAATGGCTTCTTTTAACTTTGTTTCATCAATAACTAATTTACCTCGTTCTTGATAAGAGGCTGTATTAATGCCAATTTTACTTAAGTTGTTATAGCCCTCAGTACTGATAATACCGTCAATACTGCTAATCATGGTATTTCTAAATTTATTAAGGGTACTGCCCAGCATAGAGTCAAAGCGAAGCATACCACTACGTGCTTTTTCCTCCCACTGCTCTTCCTGTTTATCGGAAAGCTCCTCCCGCATGGCGTCCGTAAGGGGCTGATAGTCTTTATAGCGCTCTTCGTAGTATTCTTTGTTAATCGCATCTATTGTCTCGTTATATTTTTCCACAAAACCTTTAATAACATTAAAAATACTGTCTGTATCCCGCGAAACTGTAACAGTGATGGGGATATCACTTTCACCCTTCAGCTCCAAAGTTAAACCGTTAATAAGCACCTTATTGGAAGGAGCGGTTAAATCAACACCGTTAAGCTTATATTTGGCGTCTTGTCCGGGAGAGTAAACAACACCATCGCCTGTAAGTTTTAAGGCCTCGGCCAATTCGCCGTCTTCTATTTCTATAGTTTGATTTACGCCTGTATCTTTGGTCATCAGAAAAAACCGGCGGTTAACTGCATCATAGCTGGCCCGCACACCCCAAGTTTTTCCGTTATCATCAAGGCCGGTGTTAATCCGGTTTACCAGGTCATTAATAGAAGCAGTATCAGTATTAATTGTAAAGGTTTTCTTAGTTCCATCCGGCCCGCTTATTACTAACTTCTTTTCTCCACTTAGTTCAAGTTGAGAAGCTATAGACCTTGTTGGATCTATAGGGTTCTCTTCCGAACCAATTTGACCTCCTGTCAGATACGCTCCTCTGGCCATTTGAGTAACTTTCACCTCATAGATACCGTCCACCGCACTGCCGCCTGCAGTAACCTTTACCACAGACTCATTATTTGAATCAGCCCGGCGGGTTAAAAAGGTACCCTGCAGCTTCATGTTAAAAACTGTATCCCGGAAGGAGCGCAGTATGTTATTAATAGTGCGGTAGTCTTCCCGCTGCCACTGTAAAATTTGCCTTTTCCGGGTCAAAGAGTCCAGCCGCATCCTCTCAGCTTTCATTAACTCTTTAACCATACTATCTATATCCATTCCACTGGCCAAACCGCCAATACGAAGACTTGATGCCATAATTAAACCACCTCCGAACCTTATTATTATTTTCGGCATTTTTTAAAACAGCTTTATATATAAAAAAGATTATCCGAAAAAGCTTAAGTTTTTGGGTAAATAATCCGATATATAAAGAAAGAAATCATAAGGAGGACCGCGAAATGGCTGTTCTTAACCCCTATCAACAATACCGGC
Proteins encoded in this window:
- the fliD gene encoding flagellar filament capping protein FliD, producing MASSLRIGGLASGMDIDSMVKELMKAERMRLDSLTRKRQILQWQREDYRTINNILRSFRDTVFNMKLQGTFLTRRADSNNESVVKVTAGGSAVDGIYEVKVTQMARGAYLTGGQIGSEENPIDPTRSIASQLELSGEKKLVISGPDGTKKTFTINTDTASINDLVNRINTGLDDNGKTWGVRASYDAVNRRFFLMTKDTGVNQTIEIEDGELAEALKLTGDGVVYSPGQDAKYKLNGVDLTAPSNKVLINGLTLELKGESDIPITVTVSRDTDSIFNVIKGFVEKYNETIDAINKEYYEERYKDYQPLTDAMREELSDKQEEQWEEKARSGMLRFDSMLGSTLNKFRNTMISSIDGIISTEGYNNLSKIGINTASYQERGKLVIDETKLKEAIQKDPDGVMSFFTKSGDTYNEKGLAGRLYDDVTGAINSFITKAGSSDSLVDDSQVGKQIRNIDKSIDTMNEHLQKMEDRYWRQFTAMEKAINQLNQQSAWLAMMFGGM